The following are encoded in a window of Candidatus Stygibacter australis genomic DNA:
- a CDS encoding DMT family transporter yields MNNQKQAYIYGLIAVFFWSTVATAFKIALKYNSPAAMLLLASLFSLAALIIVAVWQGKLSLLWKSPKRLLVKACLLGILNPMLYYLILLQAYNLLPAQIAQPLNYTWAIMIALLSIVIQKQKLRYFDIIALIVCYSGVAVISSGGGRLGEINHTGVFLALISSIVWAFYWIYNAGIKLDPLIKLIANFITGSILIFCYCLITRDLPVFSKMGLLSTLYPGLFEMGLTFVFWLKAMELTEKTVSISNLIFLSPFLSFIFIKITLKESIAWTSVAGLILITAGILFQHYQAGKDLKHKQKNQFSHSSSS; encoded by the coding sequence GTGAATAACCAAAAGCAGGCATATATTTACGGATTAATAGCTGTATTTTTCTGGTCAACTGTAGCTACAGCCTTTAAAATCGCTTTAAAATATAATTCACCTGCTGCCATGCTGCTGCTGGCAAGTCTATTTTCACTGGCAGCACTCATTATAGTAGCTGTCTGGCAGGGGAAATTATCCCTGCTTTGGAAATCCCCAAAACGGTTATTAGTTAAAGCCTGTCTTTTAGGGATTTTAAATCCCATGCTTTATTACCTGATACTACTGCAGGCATACAACCTGCTTCCAGCTCAAATTGCTCAACCATTGAATTATACCTGGGCAATTATGATCGCTTTACTTTCCATTGTCATCCAGAAGCAGAAATTGCGATATTTTGATATTATAGCTTTGATAGTATGTTATAGCGGTGTGGCAGTGATCTCGTCCGGAGGTGGCAGGCTGGGTGAAATAAATCACACAGGAGTTTTTCTAGCACTGATATCCTCAATAGTCTGGGCATTTTACTGGATCTATAATGCAGGTATCAAGCTTGATCCGCTCATCAAGCTTATCGCTAATTTTATTACCGGGAGTATATTAATATTCTGCTACTGTCTTATTACCCGCGATCTGCCAGTATTCAGTAAAATGGGATTATTATCAACACTCTATCCGGGGCTGTTTGAAATGGGACTCACATTCGTGTTCTGGTTAAAAGCAATGGAACTTACAGAGAAAACAGTGAGTATCTCAAATCTGATCTTTCTGTCTCCCTTCCTCTCATTTATTTTTATTAAAATAACTCTCAAAGAATCCATAGCATGGACTTCCGTTGCGGGTTTAATACTAATTACAGCGGGTATATTATTTCAGCATTATCAAGCAGGCAAAGATCTAAAACATAAGCAAAAAAATCAGTTCTCGCACTCCTCTTCTTCATAA